From a region of the Labrus mixtus chromosome 5, fLabMix1.1, whole genome shotgun sequence genome:
- the dnajb5 gene encoding dnaJ homolog subfamily B member 5, producing the protein MGKDYYKTLGIPKGSNEEEIKKAYRRMALRFHPDKNKDANAEEKFKEIAEAYEVLSDPKKRVVYDQLGEEGLKTGGSSSSGTPGSSTYHYTFHGDPHATFASFFGGSNPFDMFFGSNRSHNRSNGFSHHNDHDNEQDMDVDEDDPFAHFGRQFGYPSGMNNGFPGEGRRRRGAPSERLGTGRKHQDPPVVHELKVSLEEIFHGCTKRMKITRRRLNPDGRSMRTEDKILNIIIKKGWKEGTKITFPKEGDETPENIPADIAFVLKDKGHAHFKRDGSNIIYNCKISLKEALCGCTVSIPTLDNRIISLPCHDIIKPGTVKRVRGEGLPFPKNPSQRGDLIVEFSVRFPDRIPPQSREIIRQHLPQS; encoded by the exons ATGGGGAAGGACTACTACAAGACCCTGGGGATCCCAAAGGGCTCCAACGAGGAGGAGATCAAGAAGGCATACAGGCGCATGGCCTTGCGCTTCCACCCCGACAAGAACAAGGATGCCAACGCTGAGGAGAAGTTCAAGGAGATCGCCGAGGCCTATGAGGTGCTCAGTGACCCCAAGAAGAGGGTGGTCTATGATCAGCTGGGAGAGGaag gTTTGAAGACAGGAGGCAGCAGCTCCTCAGGTACTCCCGGCAGCTCGACGTACCACTACACCTTCCATGGAGATCCCCATGCCACATTCGCCTCCTTTTTCGGCGGCTCCAACCCCTTCGACATGTTCTTTGGCTCCAACCGCAGCCACAACCGCTCCAATGGGTTCTCTCACCACAACGACCACGACAACGAGCAGGACATGGATGTGGACGAGGACGACCCATTCGCTCATTTTGGGAGACAGTTTGGCTACCCTAGTGGGATGAATAACGGCTTCCCAGGGGAGggacggaggaggaggggggcacCGTCAGAGCGCCTGGGCACTGGGCGAAAGCACCAAGACCCTCCGGTGGTCCATGAGTTGAAGGTCTCCCTGGAGGAGATCTTCCATGGCTGCACCAAGCGCATGAAGATCACGCGACGGAGGCTGAACCCAGACGGGAGAAGCATGAGGACAGAGGACAAGATCCTCAACATTATCATCAAGAAGGGCTGGAAGGAGGGAACCAAGATCACCTTCCCAAAGGAGGGGGACGAGACCCCTGAGAACATTCCTGCTGACATAGCCTTTGTGCTTAAAGACAAAGGACACGCCCACTTCAAAAGAGATGGATCCAACATCATTTATAACTGCAAGATCAGCCTGAAAGAG gcGTTGTGTGGCTGCACAGTTAGCATTCCCACGCTGGACAACCGCATCATATCGCTCCCCtgtcatgacatcatcaagcCTGGGACAGTCAAGCGAGTCAGAGGGGAAGGCCTGCCTTTCCCAAAGAACCCATCACAGCGGGGTGACCTCATCGTGGAGTTTTCCGTCCGTTTTCCTGACAGGATCCCCCCTCAGTCCAGAGAGATAATCAGACAACATCTGCCACAGTCATAA